One part of the Streptomyces sp. AM 2-1-1 genome encodes these proteins:
- a CDS encoding YihY/virulence factor BrkB family protein gives MDWLKKLPVVGPVLTRLMLTHAWRSYETLERAHWTRLAAAITFISFLALFPLIAVGAAVGAALLSDQQLATIEKKTAEQVPGISDQLGIDNLVTHAGTVGVVAGALLLFTGIGWIGSLRDCLRAVWGIDDQDDGNPIVRKLKDTGLLVGLGGAALFTLVLSTLGSLAVGWTADRIGIPEHGAGGLLLQAAAIAVAVVANFLLLLYLLTLLPGVEPPRRRLVVASLVGAVGFELLKLLLGSYMSGVASKSTYGAFGVPVALLLWINFTAKLLLVCAAWTATGSKEEAAAAAEDGPVTDGGDAGPGRAAASAG, from the coding sequence ATGGACTGGCTGAAGAAACTCCCCGTGGTGGGCCCAGTCCTCACCCGGCTGATGCTGACCCACGCCTGGCGCTCCTACGAGACGCTGGAGCGCGCCCACTGGACCAGGCTCGCCGCCGCCATCACCTTCATCAGCTTCCTCGCGCTCTTCCCGCTGATCGCGGTCGGTGCCGCCGTCGGCGCCGCCCTCCTCTCCGACCAGCAGCTCGCCACGATCGAGAAGAAGACCGCCGAGCAGGTGCCGGGCATCTCCGACCAGCTCGGCATCGACAACCTCGTCACGCACGCCGGGACGGTCGGGGTCGTCGCCGGCGCTCTCCTCCTCTTCACCGGCATCGGCTGGATCGGCTCGCTCCGCGACTGCCTGCGCGCGGTCTGGGGCATCGACGACCAGGACGACGGCAACCCGATCGTCCGCAAGCTCAAGGACACCGGGCTGCTGGTGGGCCTCGGCGGTGCCGCGCTGTTCACCCTCGTCCTCTCCACCCTCGGCTCCCTCGCGGTCGGATGGACCGCCGACCGGATCGGCATCCCCGAGCACGGGGCGGGCGGACTGCTCCTCCAGGCCGCCGCGATCGCCGTCGCGGTGGTGGCCAACTTCCTGCTCCTGCTCTACCTGCTGACCCTGCTCCCCGGGGTCGAACCGCCGCGCCGCCGACTGGTGGTGGCGAGCCTGGTCGGCGCGGTCGGCTTCGAACTCCTCAAGCTGCTGCTCGGCAGCTACATGAGCGGCGTCGCGTCCAAGAGCACCTACGGCGCCTTCGGAGTCCCCGTCGCCCTGCTCCTGTGGATCAACTTCACCGCGAAGCTGCTGCTGGTCTGCGCCGCGTGGACGGCCACCGGCAGCAAGGAGGAGGCCGCGGCGGCGGCCGAGGACGGCCCGGTCACGGACGGGGGCGACGCCGGACCAGGTCGGGCAGCGGCCAGCGCCGGTTGA
- the trpS gene encoding tryptophan--tRNA ligase, with protein sequence MASDRPRVLSGIQPTAGSFHLGNYLGAVRQWVALQESHDAFYMVVDLHAITVPQDPKELRANTRLAAAQLLAAGLDPERCTLFVQSHVPEHAQLGWLMNCLTGFGEASRMTQFKDKAAKQGADRATVGLFTYPVLQVADILLYQANQVPVGEDQRQHIELTRDLAERFNGRFGDTFTVPAPYILKETAKIYDLQDPSIKMSKSASTPKGLINLLDDPKTTAKKVKSAVTDTDTVIRYDVAEKPGVSNLLTIYSTLTGTTVEALEQKYEGQMYGALKTDLAEVMVEFVTPFRTRTQEYLDDPETLDSLLAKGAEKARTVAAETLAQAYDRMGLLPAKH encoded by the coding sequence ATGGCTTCTGACCGACCTCGCGTGCTCTCCGGAATCCAGCCCACCGCGGGCTCGTTCCACCTCGGCAACTACCTGGGCGCGGTGCGCCAGTGGGTGGCTCTGCAGGAGTCCCACGACGCCTTCTACATGGTGGTGGACCTGCACGCGATCACCGTGCCGCAGGACCCGAAGGAGCTGCGGGCCAACACCCGTCTCGCCGCGGCCCAGCTGCTCGCGGCCGGCCTCGACCCCGAGCGGTGCACGCTGTTCGTGCAGAGCCACGTCCCCGAGCACGCGCAGCTCGGCTGGCTGATGAACTGCCTGACCGGGTTCGGCGAGGCCTCCCGGATGACCCAGTTCAAGGACAAGGCGGCCAAGCAGGGCGCCGACCGGGCGACCGTCGGCCTCTTCACCTACCCGGTCCTCCAGGTCGCGGACATCCTGCTCTACCAGGCCAACCAGGTCCCGGTCGGCGAGGACCAGCGCCAGCACATCGAACTCACCCGCGACCTCGCCGAGCGCTTCAACGGCCGCTTCGGCGACACCTTCACCGTCCCGGCGCCGTACATCCTCAAGGAGACGGCGAAGATCTACGACCTCCAGGACCCGTCGATCAAGATGAGCAAGTCGGCGTCGACGCCGAAGGGGCTCATCAACCTCCTGGACGACCCGAAGACCACGGCTAAGAAGGTGAAGAGCGCCGTCACCGACACCGACACGGTGATCCGGTACGACGTCGCGGAGAAGCCGGGAGTCAGCAACCTGCTGACCATCTACTCCACCCTCACCGGCACCACGGTCGAGGCGCTGGAGCAGAAGTACGAGGGCCAGATGTACGGCGCGCTGAAGACGGATCTCGCCGAAGTCATGGTGGAGTTCGTCACGCCGTTCCGCACCCGCACCCAGGAGTACCTGGACGACCCGGAGACGCTGGACTCGCTGCTGGCCAAGGGCGCGGAGAAGGCCCGGACGGTCGCCGCCGAGACGCTGGCGCAGGCGTACGACCGGATGGGTCTGCTGCCCGCCAAGCACTGA
- a CDS encoding 2'-5' RNA ligase family protein — protein MGTVTLGVSIAVPEPFGTLLQQRRAGFGDPAAHGIPTHVTLLPPTEAKAVDVPAAEAYLARIAADCRPFPMRLCGTGTFRPLSPVVYVRVVEGASSCAWLQKRVRDASGPLTRELQFPYHPHVTVAHAIDEAAMDRAYEELAEYEAAWTCSSFALYEQGGDRVWRKINEFPFGAGGGAPALPAQGGLCADEPSLHGRT, from the coding sequence GTGGGGACCGTAACGCTCGGCGTTTCGATCGCGGTCCCGGAGCCCTTCGGCACGCTGCTGCAGCAGCGACGTGCCGGCTTCGGGGACCCGGCCGCGCACGGCATCCCCACGCACGTGACCCTCTTGCCGCCGACCGAGGCGAAGGCGGTCGACGTGCCCGCCGCCGAGGCGTACCTCGCCCGGATCGCGGCGGACTGCCGGCCGTTCCCGATGCGGCTCTGCGGGACCGGTACCTTCCGCCCGCTCTCGCCCGTCGTCTACGTCCGGGTCGTCGAGGGCGCCTCCTCCTGCGCCTGGCTGCAGAAGCGGGTCCGGGACGCCTCGGGACCGCTGACGCGCGAGCTCCAGTTCCCCTACCACCCGCACGTCACCGTCGCGCACGCCATCGACGAGGCGGCGATGGACCGGGCGTACGAGGAGCTCGCGGAGTACGAGGCGGCCTGGACCTGCTCCTCGTTCGCGCTGTACGAGCAGGGCGGCGACCGCGTCTGGCGCAAGATCAACGAATTCCCGTTCGGCGCGGGCGGCGGCGCACCGGCCCTGCCCGCCCAGGGCGGCCTCTGCGCCGACGAGCCCTCGTTGCACGGCCGGACCTGA
- a CDS encoding glycoside hydrolase family 9 protein has protein sequence MLAAPGAAAADAPGEGAEPAPGAEQITNGDFSAGTAPWWWTANTTGTVTDGRLCADVPAGTANAWDVIVGQNDVPLVAGETYLLSYTATSTAPLTVQTRVQEAVEPWTTELATADPVGADPVTVTHAFTASADRPAAQVALQIGGGERATTFCLDDVSLRGGAEPPVYVPDTGSPVRVNQVGYLPYGTKGGTVVTDADAPLTWTVKAADGSTAATGTTVPGGEDPTSRQRVHTFDFSALTTVGDGYTVDVDGQVSEAFSVRADLYDGLRSDALAYFYHNRSGTPIEADLVGEEYARPAGHAGTAPNQGDTDVPCVPGVCDYRLDVSGGWYDAGDHGKYVVNGGISVAQLMSTYERTLTAADAEGAELGDGTQRVPERGNDVPDILDEARWELDFLIRMQVPAGKPLAGMVHHKVHDAAWTGIPTRPDLDPQPRQLHAPSTAATLNLAATGAQCARLFAPYDREFADRCLRAATTAWKAATAHPAVYADPADGTGGGTYSDNDVTDEFYWAAAELFTSTGDAAYRSALLASPLHGDADKIFSAGGGISWGSTAGLGALTLASVPNDLTTAQLAGVRAVVTAGADRYAAQSRAELYGLPYSPPGEDYAWGSNSQVLNNMVVLAVAHDLTGEPAYQQAILRGADYLFGRNPLNQSYVTGYGERDSKNQHHRFWAHQSNPDLPHPPPGTVAGGPNATAVAAGDPVAAEKLGGCAPALCYLDDNGSWATNEVTINWNAPLAYIASYLDDAGDGRTAAERADRVCRVSYAAHAWTGGSTVTVRVRNTGRTALPAWQLSWLFPGGQRVGQTWSATLVQNGRTVTATPLEWNRTLAPGAVADFGFNTTGPAGADPAVFKLAGHACTTA, from the coding sequence ATGCTCGCGGCGCCCGGCGCCGCGGCCGCCGACGCGCCCGGTGAGGGGGCCGAGCCCGCCCCCGGCGCCGAGCAGATCACCAACGGCGACTTCTCCGCCGGCACCGCGCCCTGGTGGTGGACGGCGAACACCACGGGGACGGTCACCGACGGTCGCCTCTGCGCCGACGTCCCGGCCGGCACCGCCAACGCCTGGGACGTGATCGTGGGGCAGAACGACGTCCCGCTCGTGGCGGGGGAGACGTACCTCCTCAGCTACACCGCGACCTCCACCGCGCCGCTCACCGTGCAGACCCGCGTCCAGGAGGCCGTCGAGCCCTGGACCACCGAACTCGCCACCGCCGACCCGGTCGGGGCGGACCCGGTGACGGTCACCCACGCCTTCACCGCCTCCGCCGACCGGCCGGCCGCGCAGGTCGCCCTCCAGATCGGCGGCGGTGAGCGGGCCACCACCTTCTGCCTCGACGACGTGTCGCTGCGCGGCGGCGCCGAACCGCCCGTCTACGTCCCGGACACCGGCTCCCCGGTCCGCGTCAACCAGGTCGGCTACCTCCCGTACGGCACCAAGGGCGGCACGGTGGTGACGGACGCCGACGCGCCGCTGACCTGGACGGTGAAGGCCGCCGACGGATCCACCGCCGCCACCGGAACGACCGTCCCGGGCGGCGAGGACCCGACCTCCCGGCAGCGCGTCCACACCTTCGACTTCAGCGCCCTCACCACCGTCGGGGACGGCTACACGGTGGATGTCGACGGGCAGGTCAGCGAGGCGTTCTCGGTGCGCGCCGACCTCTACGACGGGCTGCGCTCCGACGCGCTCGCGTACTTCTACCACAACCGCAGCGGCACCCCGATCGAGGCGGACCTCGTCGGCGAGGAGTACGCCCGCCCGGCCGGACACGCCGGCACCGCTCCCAACCAGGGCGACACCGACGTGCCCTGTGTCCCCGGCGTCTGCGACTACCGCCTCGACGTCTCGGGCGGCTGGTACGACGCGGGCGACCACGGCAAGTACGTGGTCAATGGCGGCATTTCGGTGGCCCAGCTGATGTCCACGTACGAGCGGACCCTGACCGCGGCCGACGCCGAGGGCGCCGAGCTGGGTGACGGCACGCAGCGCGTCCCCGAGCGCGGCAACGACGTCCCGGACATCCTCGACGAGGCGCGCTGGGAGCTGGACTTCCTCATCCGCATGCAGGTCCCGGCCGGGAAACCGCTCGCGGGCATGGTCCACCACAAGGTGCACGACGCCGCCTGGACCGGCATCCCGACCCGCCCCGACCTCGACCCGCAACCTCGCCAACTGCACGCCCCGTCGACCGCCGCGACGCTCAACCTCGCCGCGACCGGCGCCCAGTGCGCCCGCCTCTTCGCCCCGTACGACCGGGAGTTCGCGGACCGCTGCCTGCGCGCCGCGACCACCGCCTGGAAAGCCGCCACCGCGCACCCGGCCGTCTACGCCGACCCGGCGGACGGCACCGGCGGCGGGACGTACAGCGACAACGACGTGACCGACGAGTTCTACTGGGCCGCCGCCGAACTCTTCACCAGCACCGGCGACGCGGCCTACCGCTCCGCGCTGCTCGCCTCCCCCCTCCACGGCGACGCCGACAAGATCTTCTCCGCCGGCGGAGGGATCTCCTGGGGCTCCACCGCCGGACTCGGCGCGCTCACCCTCGCCAGCGTCCCCAACGACCTGACCACCGCCCAGCTCGCCGGCGTCCGCGCGGTCGTGACCGCCGGAGCCGACCGGTACGCCGCCCAGTCGCGCGCCGAGCTCTACGGGCTGCCCTACTCCCCGCCCGGAGAGGACTACGCCTGGGGCTCCAACAGCCAGGTGCTCAACAACATGGTGGTGCTCGCCGTCGCCCACGACCTCACCGGCGAACCCGCCTACCAGCAGGCGATCCTGCGCGGCGCGGACTACCTCTTCGGCCGCAACCCGCTCAACCAGTCGTACGTCACCGGCTACGGCGAGCGCGACTCGAAGAACCAGCACCACCGCTTCTGGGCCCACCAGAGCAACCCCGACCTGCCGCACCCGCCCCCCGGCACGGTGGCCGGCGGACCCAATGCGACGGCCGTCGCCGCCGGTGACCCGGTGGCCGCCGAGAAGCTCGGCGGCTGCGCCCCGGCCCTCTGCTACCTCGACGACAACGGCTCCTGGGCCACCAACGAGGTCACCATCAACTGGAACGCGCCGCTCGCCTACATCGCCTCCTACCTGGACGACGCGGGCGACGGACGTACGGCGGCCGAGCGCGCCGACCGGGTCTGCCGGGTCTCCTACGCCGCGCACGCCTGGACCGGCGGCTCGACCGTCACCGTGCGGGTCCGCAACACCGGCCGCACCGCCCTCCCCGCCTGGCAGCTGAGCTGGCTCTTCCCGGGCGGGCAGCGGGTCGGCCAGACCTGGAGCGCGACGCTCGTCCAGAACGGCCGTACGGTCACGGCGACGCCGCTGGAGTGGAACCGGACGCTCGCCCCCGGGGCGGTCGCCGACTTCGGCTTCAACACCACCGGACCGGCGGGAGCCGACCCGGCCGTCTTCAAGCTCGCCGGACACGCCTGCACCACCGCGTAG
- a CDS encoding decaprenylphospho-beta-D-erythro-pentofuranosid-2-ulose 2-reductase — MKDAFGAPQSLLVLGGTSEIGLATARRLIALRTRRVRLAGRPSAALESAADELRALGAEVSTVEFDALDPEAHASVLGKVFAEGDVDAVLLAFGIAGDQARDEEDPAAAALVARTNYAGAVSAGLVCAGALQAQGHGALVVLSSVAAGRARRADFIYGSSKAGLDVFAQGLGDALYGTGVQVMVVRPGFVRTARTAGQQEPPLASTPEEVAEAIVTGLRRGTETVWVPGTLRVVMAVLRHVPRPLFRRLPAGGWTR; from the coding sequence GTGAAGGACGCCTTCGGTGCCCCGCAGTCCCTGCTCGTCCTCGGCGGCACCTCGGAGATCGGGCTGGCCACCGCACGCCGGCTGATCGCCCTGCGCACCCGTAGGGTCCGGCTCGCCGGGCGGCCGTCCGCCGCCCTGGAGTCGGCCGCCGACGAGCTGCGGGCCCTGGGGGCCGAGGTCTCCACGGTGGAGTTCGACGCGCTGGACCCGGAGGCGCACGCGTCGGTGCTCGGCAAGGTCTTCGCCGAGGGCGACGTCGACGCGGTGCTGCTGGCCTTCGGCATCGCGGGCGACCAGGCGCGCGACGAGGAGGACCCGGCCGCCGCCGCGCTGGTGGCCCGGACCAACTACGCGGGGGCGGTCTCCGCCGGTCTGGTCTGCGCGGGGGCACTCCAGGCGCAGGGCCACGGTGCGCTGGTGGTGCTCTCCTCGGTGGCCGCCGGACGCGCCCGGCGCGCGGACTTCATCTACGGCTCCAGCAAGGCGGGGCTCGACGTCTTCGCGCAGGGGCTCGGTGACGCGCTGTACGGCACCGGGGTGCAGGTGATGGTGGTGCGCCCCGGGTTCGTACGGACCGCGCGGACGGCCGGACAGCAGGAGCCGCCGCTCGCCTCCACCCCCGAGGAGGTCGCCGAGGCGATCGTCACGGGGCTGCGCCGGGGAACGGAGACGGTGTGGGTGCCGGGCACGCTGCGGGTGGTGATGGCCGTCCTGCGCCACGTGCCGCGCCCGCTCTTCCGCCGGCTCCCCGCCGGAGGATGGACCCGCTGA
- a CDS encoding FAD-binding oxidoreductase: MSVDTVSLSGSGRTAPTTAVRFRPRTYEEAADVVRGRGPRGAIARGLGRAPGDAAQNAGGSVLDMGALDRVRAFDEVTGTVVCDAGTRLDRLARTLSPSGWYLPVVPGDRRITVGGAIGSDVHGHDHRTAGSFTRHVTALELLTADGSVTTVLPGTPLFDATAGGLGLTGVVLSATLRCRRIATPLMCVDTERVAGLDDLLARMAGSVTRLPYESARIDLTARGRATGRAVLVRGGHAPLDALPVRDRREPLAARPGLRSGLPSPSLLPAVLPPLPSVPAFAPVGLLGRTAMGLVNEVRHRAAPRGRSGALRSFDAFFRSPEALPRTPAPAGRGGFVRYQFTVGPGREETLRRVVRRLSGRACPSSVAVLERLGAAGPGWLSFPAPGWSLAVDVPAGLPGVGRFLDGLDDEVAAAGGRVALARDARLRPELLAAMYPRLAEFRALRAETDPTGAFRSDLARRLAL; encoded by the coding sequence ATGTCCGTCGACACGGTGTCCCTGAGCGGCTCCGGCCGCACCGCCCCCACCACCGCCGTACGGTTCCGGCCGCGGACGTACGAGGAGGCGGCCGACGTCGTGCGCGGGCGCGGGCCCCGGGGTGCGATCGCCCGGGGGCTCGGGCGCGCGCCGGGGGACGCGGCGCAGAACGCCGGCGGCTCCGTCCTCGACATGGGCGCACTGGACCGGGTCCGTGCCTTCGACGAGGTCACCGGCACCGTCGTCTGCGACGCCGGGACGCGACTGGACCGGCTGGCACGGACGCTTTCGCCGTCCGGCTGGTACCTCCCGGTGGTGCCGGGAGACCGGCGGATCACCGTGGGCGGGGCGATCGGCTCGGACGTGCACGGCCACGACCACCGCACGGCCGGGTCGTTCACCCGGCACGTGACCGCGCTGGAGCTGCTGACGGCGGACGGATCCGTCACCACGGTGCTGCCGGGCACCCCGCTCTTCGACGCCACGGCGGGCGGCCTGGGACTCACCGGGGTCGTCCTCTCGGCCACGCTCCGCTGCCGCCGGATCGCCACCCCGCTGATGTGCGTGGACACCGAACGGGTGGCCGGCCTCGACGACCTGCTCGCCCGGATGGCGGGAAGCGTCACCCGCCTCCCGTACGAGAGCGCCCGGATCGACCTGACGGCACGCGGACGGGCCACCGGCCGCGCCGTGCTGGTGCGGGGCGGCCACGCGCCGCTCGACGCGCTGCCGGTCCGGGACCGGCGCGAGCCGCTCGCCGCGCGGCCGGGTCTCCGCTCCGGTCTCCCCTCGCCGTCGCTGCTGCCGGCGGTGCTGCCGCCGCTGCCCTCCGTGCCCGCCTTCGCCCCGGTGGGTCTGCTCGGGCGCACCGCGATGGGGCTGGTCAACGAGGTCCGCCACCGTGCGGCACCGCGGGGGCGAAGCGGTGCGCTGCGGAGCTTCGACGCCTTCTTCCGCTCACCGGAGGCGTTGCCCCGCACCCCGGCCCCGGCCGGGCGGGGCGGCTTCGTGCGCTACCAGTTCACGGTGGGCCCCGGCCGGGAGGAGACGCTGCGCCGGGTGGTGCGGCGGCTCTCCGGCCGGGCCTGCCCGTCCTCGGTCGCGGTGCTCGAACGGCTGGGCGCGGCCGGGCCCGGCTGGCTGTCGTTCCCGGCGCCCGGCTGGTCCCTCGCCGTGGACGTGCCGGCCGGGCTGCCGGGCGTCGGACGGTTCCTGGACGGGCTGGACGACGAGGTCGCCGCCGCCGGGGGCCGGGTCGCCCTGGCCCGGGACGCGCGGCTGCGGCCGGAGCTGCTGGCCGCGATGTACCCGCGGCTGGCGGAGTTCCGCGCGCTGCGGGCCGAGACGGACCCGACCGGCGCGTTCCGCTCCGACCTGGCGCGCCGGCTCGCGCTCTGA
- the rocD gene encoding ornithine--oxo-acid transaminase, with amino-acid sequence MSTTENALASTEAHSAHNYHPLPVVVATADGAWMTDVEGRRYLDLLAGYSALNFGHRNRRLIDVAKAQLDRVTLTSRAFHHDRFAAFCAELAELCGMEMVLPMNTGAEAVETAVKTARKWGYTVKGVPDGMAKIIVAADNFHGRTTTIVSFSTDPEARADYGPYTPGFEIVPYGDLTAMREAMTENTVAVLLEPIQGEAGVLVPPEGYLAGVRELTRERNVLFVADEIQSGLGRTGRTFACEHEGVVPDMYVLGKALGGGVVPVSAVVSSAAVLGVFRPGEHGSTFGGNPLACAVALEVIAMLRTGEYQARAAELGAHLHRELGRLVGGGAVDAVRGRGLWAGVDVAPALGGGREISERLMERGVLVKDTHGSTIRIAPPLVIGREDLDWGLDQLRAVLGEE; translated from the coding sequence GTGTCGACCACGGAGAACGCCCTCGCCTCCACCGAGGCCCACAGCGCGCACAACTACCACCCGCTTCCCGTCGTCGTCGCGACGGCGGACGGGGCGTGGATGACCGACGTGGAGGGACGCCGCTACCTCGACCTGCTGGCCGGGTACTCGGCGCTCAACTTCGGTCACCGCAACCGCCGGCTGATCGACGTCGCGAAGGCCCAGCTGGACCGGGTGACGCTCACCTCGCGGGCGTTCCACCACGACCGGTTCGCCGCGTTCTGCGCGGAACTCGCGGAGCTGTGCGGCATGGAGATGGTGCTGCCGATGAACACCGGTGCGGAGGCGGTGGAGACCGCCGTGAAGACCGCGCGGAAGTGGGGGTACACCGTGAAGGGCGTCCCGGACGGGATGGCCAAGATCATCGTCGCGGCGGACAACTTCCACGGCCGCACCACCACGATCGTCAGCTTCTCCACGGACCCCGAGGCGCGCGCGGACTACGGGCCGTACACCCCGGGTTTCGAGATCGTGCCGTACGGCGACCTCACCGCGATGCGCGAGGCGATGACGGAGAACACCGTGGCGGTGCTGCTGGAGCCGATCCAGGGCGAGGCCGGGGTGCTGGTGCCGCCGGAGGGCTACCTCGCCGGGGTCCGTGAGCTGACCCGGGAGCGGAACGTGCTCTTCGTCGCGGACGAGATCCAGTCGGGTCTCGGCCGCACCGGGCGGACCTTCGCGTGCGAGCACGAGGGCGTGGTGCCGGACATGTACGTGCTGGGCAAGGCGCTGGGCGGCGGGGTGGTGCCGGTGTCGGCGGTGGTCTCCTCGGCGGCGGTGCTGGGGGTGTTCCGGCCGGGGGAGCACGGCTCGACGTTCGGCGGCAACCCGCTGGCGTGCGCGGTGGCCCTGGAGGTGATCGCGATGCTGCGGACCGGCGAGTACCAGGCCCGGGCGGCCGAGCTGGGCGCCCACCTCCACCGCGAGCTGGGCCGGTTGGTGGGCGGCGGGGCGGTGGACGCGGTGCGCGGGCGAGGGCTGTGGGCCGGAGTGGACGTCGCCCCCGCGCTGGGCGGCGGCCGGGAGATCTCGGAGCGGCTGATGGAGCGGGGTGTCCTGGTGAAGGACACCCACGGCTCCACGATCCGGATCGCGCCCCCGCTGGTGATCGGCCGGGAGGACCTGGACTGGGGGCTCGACCAGCTCCGGGCGGTGCTCGGCGAGGAGTAG